A genomic segment from Salvia splendens isolate huo1 chromosome 13, SspV2, whole genome shotgun sequence encodes:
- the LOC121762595 gene encoding UDP-glucuronic acid decarboxylase 1-like, with protein sequence MKQLHKQSTSFRKDEEMPFSQTPPYSPKSLKHPRSLPRSLNYILKEQRLLFILVGILIGSTFFIFQPSFSALSPPDPRGRIAAGERDSVVGYRDRADFSNNYANHAAGGNYNKFANGVGRVPVGIGSKRKRIVVTGGAGFVGSHLVDKLVARGDDVIVIDNFFTGRKENVVHLFGNPRFELIRHDVVEPILLEVDQIYHLACPASPVHYKYNPVKTIKTNVMGTLNMLGLAKRIGARFLLTSTSEVYGDPLEHPQKETYWGHVNPIGVRSCYDEGKRTAETLAMDYHRGAGVEVRIARIFNTYGPRMCLDDGRVVSNFVSQAIRKQPMTVYGDGKQTRSFQFVSDLVDGLVALMEGEHVGPFNLGNPGEFTMLELAEVVKETIDPSASIEFRPNTADDPHKRKPDISKAKDLLNWEPKVSLRDGLPRMVDDFRNRILNEDEGKGNK encoded by the exons ATGAAGCAATTGCACAAGCAATCCACCAGCTTCCGCAAAGACGAAGAGATGCCCTTCTCCCAAACCCCTCCCTACTCCCCCAAATCCCTCAAGCACCCGCGATCTCTACCCAGATCGCTCAATTACATACTCAAGGAGCAGCGCCTCCTCTTCATCCTCGTCGGAATTCTGATCGGCTCCACCTTCTTCATCTTCCAGCCCTCCTTCTCGGCCCTCTCCCCGCCCGATCCGCGCGGAAGAATTGCAGCTGGAGAACGCGATTCCGTGGTCGGATACCGCGATCGCGCCGATTTCTCCAATAATTATGCGAATCATGCCGCTGGTGGTAATTATAATAAGTTCGCGAATGGGGTGGGCAGAGTGCCGGTGGGGATTGGGAGTAAGAGGAAGAGGATTGTCGTCACCGGTGGCGCCGGTTTCGTCGGGAGTCATTTGGTGGATAAGCTAGTCGCCAGAGGTGATGATGTGATCGTCATTGATAATTTCTTTACGGGCAGGAAGGAGAATGTGGTTCATTTGTTTGGGAATCCGAGGTTTGAGCTCATTAGGCATGATGTTGTCGAGCCGATTTTGCTGGAGGTGGATCAGATCTACCATTTGGCGTGCCCTGCATCGCCGGTGCATTATAAGTATAACCCTGTCAAGACCATC AAGACAAATGTCATGGGTACCCTTAATATGTTGGGTCTTGCAAAGAGGATAGGTGCGAGGTTTCTGCTCACTAGCACAAGTGAGGTTTATGGTGATCCTCTTGAGCATCCACAGAAGGAGACATATTGGGGACATGTGAACCCAATTG GTGTGAGGAGTTGCTATGATGAAGGGAAACGGACCGCTGAAACCTTAGCTATGGACTATCACAGAGGTGCTGGTGTTGAG GTGCGCATTGCACGTATTTTTAATACATATGGGCCTCGGATGTGTCTGGATGATGGCCGTGTTGTCAGCAACTTTGTTTCACAG GCTATACGGAAACAACCAATGACAGTCTATGGGGATGGGAAGCAAACAAGAAGCTTCCAATTTGTATCAGACTTG GTTGATGGATTGGTGGCTTTGATGGAAGGTGAGCATGTAGGTCCATTCAATTTGGGTAATCCAGGAGAGTTTACCATGTTAGAGCTAGCTGAG GTTGTGAAAGAAACCATCGATCCTAGTGCATCCATTGAATTCAGACCAAACACTGCTGATGATCCGCACAAGAGGAAGCCAGATATAAGCAAGGCAAAGGATCTTCTTAACTGGGAGCCCAAAGTATCATTACGAGATGGATTGCCTCGAATGGTTGATGATTTTAGAAACCGCATCTTGAATGAGGATGAAGGAAAGGGAAACAAGTGA
- the LOC121761321 gene encoding 60S ribosomal protein L23a-1, producing the protein MAPAKADASKKSDAKAQALKAAKAVKSSGTFKKKAKKIRTKVTFYRPKTLTKERNPKYPKISAAPRNKLDHYQILKYPLTTESAMKKIEDNNTLVFIVDIRADKKKIKAAVKKMYDIQTKKVNTLIRPDGTKKAYVRLTPDYDALDVANKIGII; encoded by the exons ATGGCTCCAGCTAAAG CTGATGCTTCTAAGAAATCTGATGCTAAGGCCCAGGCCTTGAAGGCTGCTAAGGCAGTAAAATCATCCGGCACCTTCAAGAAGAAGGCCAAGAAGATCCGCACAAAAGTTACTTTCTATCGACCAAAAACATTGACAAAGGAGAGAAATCCAAAATATCCGAAAATTAGTGCAGCCCCTCGCAATAAACTCGATCATTACCAGATACTTAAATATCCGTTAACCACGGAAAGCGCGATGAAGAAGATCGAAGACAACAATACTTTGGTCTTCATTGTCGACATCCGTGCCGACAAGAAGAAGATCAAGGCTGCTGTCAAGAAGATGTACGATATTCAGACTAAGAAGGTTAACACCCTTATCAG GCCCGATGGTACCAAGAAGGCATACGTGAGGCTGACCCCAGACtatgatgctttggatgttgctAACAAAATTGGAATCATCTAA